The proteins below are encoded in one region of Streptomyces roseirectus:
- a CDS encoding NAD-dependent epimerase/dehydratase family protein, which translates to MGPDVVVVTGASGFVGTAAVRALLERGARVRALVRRVPEEVVEGVEWVAGDLTEPGAVRGLCEGAGAVVHLASYIGDDEALCRAVNVGGTRAVMAEARGAEVRRVVQLSTAAVYGAGPHRGIEVGQVEPVPVSAVSRSRLAGERFALEAGGVVLRPGLVLGEGDRWVVPGLRELTRRVPARWDGGRALLSVVDVADLGRLIAALALPEPGRVIPSGVYHASHPVPVRIGELIAGLVARGELAPVPEVDWPWEVCLERFRASGGRASERQFALVGRDHWYVSEEVWRVAGCDPGERPG; encoded by the coding sequence ATGGGACCGGACGTTGTGGTGGTAACCGGGGCGAGTGGGTTCGTCGGGACGGCGGCGGTGCGGGCGCTGCTGGAGCGGGGAGCGCGGGTCCGGGCGTTGGTGAGACGAGTGCCGGAGGAGGTGGTCGAGGGCGTCGAATGGGTGGCCGGTGATCTGACCGAGCCGGGTGCGGTGCGGGGGCTGTGCGAGGGCGCGGGGGCCGTTGTCCACCTCGCCTCGTACATCGGGGACGACGAGGCGCTGTGCCGGGCCGTGAACGTGGGCGGGACGCGGGCCGTGATGGCGGAGGCCCGTGGCGCCGAGGTGCGGCGGGTGGTGCAGCTGTCGACGGCCGCCGTGTACGGGGCCGGGCCGCATCGCGGGATCGAGGTCGGTCAGGTGGAGCCCGTGCCGGTGTCCGCCGTCAGCCGCAGCAGGCTGGCCGGGGAGCGGTTCGCGCTGGAGGCGGGAGGCGTGGTGCTGCGGCCCGGACTGGTGCTGGGCGAGGGGGACCGGTGGGTGGTGCCGGGACTCCGTGAGCTGACTCGGCGGGTGCCGGCCCGGTGGGACGGCGGGCGGGCGCTGCTGTCCGTCGTCGACGTGGCGGACCTCGGGCGGCTGATCGCCGCCCTCGCCCTCCCGGAGCCGGGGCGCGTGATCCCGTCGGGGGTCTACCACGCGAGCCATCCGGTGCCGGTGCGGATCGGGGAGCTGATCGCCGGGCTCGTCGCGCGCGGGGAGCTGGCGCCGGTGCCCGAGGTCGACTGGCCGTGGGAGGTGTGTCTGGAGCGGTTCCGGGCGAGTGGAGGGCGGGCGAGCGAGCGGCAGTTCGCGCTGGTGGGGCGGGATCACTGGTACGTGAGCGAGGAGGTGTGGCGGGTCGCGGGGTGCGATCCGGGGGAGCGGCCGGGGTGA
- a CDS encoding endo-1,4-beta-xylanase, translating to MLSSTRLRLAGALAAALVATGIASGPAAQAGEQRHKATLADLAQRHGRYFGSATDNPELTDVPYTKILGHEFDSITPGNGMKWYATEPQQGVFDFTAGDEIVNLARANHQKVRGHTLVWHSQLPDWLTGKEWEADELRAVLKNHIQTEVRHYRGKLYAWDVVNEAFNEDGTYRETVFYKTLGPGYIADALRWARQADPRVKLYLNDYNIEAIGPKSDAYYKLAKELKAQGVPLDGVGFQAHLALQYGYPTTLEDNLRRFSRLGLDTALTEVDVRMLLPATEEKLAEQAQWYADMTDACLAVRRCVGITIWDYTDKYSWIPAVFPGEGAALPWDEQLKPKPAYFALRNALK from the coding sequence ATGCTTTCGAGCACCCGTCTCAGACTCGCCGGGGCCCTCGCCGCCGCCCTGGTCGCCACCGGGATCGCGAGCGGCCCCGCCGCCCAGGCCGGGGAGCAGCGCCACAAGGCCACCCTCGCCGACCTCGCCCAGCGGCACGGCCGTTACTTCGGCAGCGCCACCGACAACCCCGAACTCACCGACGTCCCCTACACGAAGATCCTCGGTCACGAGTTCGACTCGATCACGCCGGGCAACGGGATGAAGTGGTACGCCACCGAACCCCAGCAGGGCGTCTTCGACTTCACCGCCGGCGACGAGATCGTCAACCTCGCCCGCGCCAACCACCAGAAGGTGCGCGGCCACACCCTCGTCTGGCACAGCCAGTTGCCCGACTGGCTCACCGGCAAGGAGTGGGAGGCGGACGAGCTGCGGGCCGTCCTCAAGAACCACATCCAGACCGAAGTCCGCCACTACCGGGGGAAGTTGTACGCCTGGGACGTCGTCAACGAGGCGTTCAACGAGGACGGCACCTACCGGGAGACCGTCTTCTACAAGACGCTCGGCCCCGGCTACATCGCCGACGCGCTGCGCTGGGCGCGGCAGGCCGACCCGCGCGTGAAGCTGTACCTCAACGACTACAACATCGAGGCCATCGGCCCCAAGAGCGACGCCTACTACAAGCTCGCCAAGGAGCTGAAGGCGCAGGGCGTGCCGCTCGACGGGGTCGGCTTCCAGGCGCACCTCGCCCTCCAGTACGGCTATCCGACGACCCTGGAGGACAACCTCCGCCGCTTCTCCCGGCTGGGGCTCGACACCGCCCTCACCGAGGTCGACGTGCGGATGCTGCTGCCCGCGACCGAGGAGAAACTGGCCGAACAGGCCCAGTGGTACGCCGACATGACCGACGCGTGCCTCGCGGTGCGGCGGTGCGTCGGCATCACGATCTGGGACTACACGGACAAGTACTCGTGGATCCCGGCCGTCTTCCCCGGCGAGGGGGCCGCTCTCCCCTGGGATGAGCAACTGAAGCCGAAGCCCGCCTACTTCGCGCTCCGGAACGCGCTGAAGTAG
- a CDS encoding CPBP family intramembrane glutamic endopeptidase, which produces MGMGGVVEGEMERRRLRDETLLVLGVSLGASGVSALISFVGSVTKPGGLEEQTATLNGSAAPGRPWLDLAWQLFGISTALVPVVLVAHFLVRERASLGVLGFDRRRPWFDLGWGAGVAAVIGSSGIAFYLAARGLGFNLTVVPEALPDVWWKYPVLVLSALQNAILEEVIVLGYLLRRLGQLGWTPVGALVGSSVLRGSYHLYQGIGGFIGNMVMGVVFVYLYRRWGRVGPLVVAHSLLDIGAFVGYALLAGKVDWLPTA; this is translated from the coding sequence ATGGGAATGGGTGGTGTTGTGGAGGGGGAGATGGAGCGGCGGAGGTTGCGGGATGAGACCTTGTTGGTGTTGGGGGTGTCGCTCGGGGCCAGTGGGGTGTCGGCGCTCATTAGTTTTGTGGGGTCCGTTACCAAGCCGGGGGGGCTTGAGGAGCAGACCGCGACGCTCAACGGGTCGGCGGCGCCTGGGCGGCCTTGGCTGGACCTGGCTTGGCAGTTGTTCGGGATTTCGACGGCGTTGGTGCCGGTGGTGTTGGTGGCGCATTTTCTGGTGCGGGAGCGGGCCTCGTTGGGGGTGTTGGGGTTTGACAGGAGGCGGCCTTGGTTCGATCTGGGGTGGGGGGCCGGGGTTGCGGCGGTGATCGGGAGTAGTGGTATCGCGTTCTATCTGGCGGCCCGGGGGTTGGGGTTCAATCTGACCGTCGTGCCGGAGGCGTTGCCGGACGTGTGGTGGAAGTACCCGGTGCTGGTGTTGTCCGCGTTGCAGAACGCGATCCTGGAAGAGGTGATCGTTCTGGGGTATCTGCTGCGGAGGCTGGGGCAGTTGGGGTGGACCCCCGTGGGCGCGCTGGTGGGGAGTTCGGTGCTCCGGGGGTCCTACCACCTGTATCAGGGGATCGGGGGGTTCATCGGGAACATGGTGATGGGGGTTGTGTTCGTTTATCTGTACCGGCGGTGGGGGCGGGTCGGGCCGCTTGTTGTCGCGCATTCGCTGTTGGACATCGGCGCTTTCGTGGGCTACGCCCTGCTCGCCGGGAAGGTCGACTGGCTGCCGACCGCCTGA
- a CDS encoding ATP-binding cassette domain-containing protein — MTKPHAADSHDLIRVHGARVNNLKDVSVEIPKRRLTVFTGVSGSGKSSLVFGTVAAESQRLINETYSAFVQGFMPNHARPEVDVLEGLTTAIIVDQQRLGADPRSTVGTVTDVNAMLRILFSRLGKPYIGPAKAFSFNVASISGAGAVTIERGGQTVKERRSFSIQGGMCPRCEGRGSVTDFDLTQLFDEEKSLDDGALLVPGYKTGGWSYRMYSESGLFPADKPVKRFTKKELHAFLRLEPTRMKIAGINMTYEGLIPRIQKSMLAKDREAMQPHIREFVDRAITFTTCPDCDGTRLTEAARSSKIDGVSIADACAMQISDLAQWVRTLDDPSVTPLLTALGQTLDSFDEIGLGYLSLDRPSGTLSGGEAQRVKMIRHLGSSLTDVTYVFDEPTTGLHPHDIRRMNDLLLRLRDKGNTVLVVEHKPEVIAIADHVVDLGPGAGTAGGTVCYEGTVAGLRKADTLTGRHLDDRARLKDTVREPTGALEIRGANRHNLRDVDVDVPLGVLTVVTGVAGSGKSSLIHGSVPPGAGVVSVDQAPIKGSRRSNPATYTGLLEPVRKAFAKANGVKPALFSANSEGACPTCNGAGVVYTDLAMMAGVATVCDDCEGKRFQVAVLDYHLGGKDISEVLAMPVAEAAEFFADGESRVPTASRVLGHLTDVGLGYLTLGQPLTTLSGGERQRLKLATHMSDKGGVYVLDEPTAGLHLADVEQLLALLDRLVDSGKSVIVIEHHQAVMAHADWIIDLGPGAGHDGGTIVFEGTPADLIKAPTLTGEHLAEYVSA, encoded by the coding sequence ATGACGAAGCCGCACGCCGCCGACAGCCACGACCTGATCCGGGTGCACGGCGCGCGGGTGAACAACCTGAAGGACGTCAGCGTCGAGATCCCGAAGCGGCGCCTGACGGTGTTCACCGGCGTCTCGGGCTCCGGCAAGAGCTCCCTGGTCTTCGGCACGGTCGCGGCGGAGTCGCAGCGCCTGATCAACGAGACCTACAGCGCGTTCGTCCAGGGCTTCATGCCGAACCACGCCCGCCCCGAGGTCGACGTCCTGGAGGGCCTGACGACGGCGATCATCGTGGACCAGCAGAGACTCGGCGCCGACCCGAGATCGACGGTCGGCACCGTCACGGACGTCAACGCGATGCTGCGGATCCTCTTCAGCCGCCTCGGCAAGCCGTACATCGGCCCGGCGAAGGCGTTCTCGTTCAACGTCGCCTCGATCAGCGGCGCGGGCGCGGTGACCATCGAGCGCGGCGGCCAGACGGTGAAGGAGCGCCGCTCGTTCAGCATCCAGGGCGGCATGTGCCCGCGCTGCGAGGGCCGGGGTTCGGTCACGGACTTCGACCTGACGCAGCTGTTCGACGAGGAGAAGTCCCTCGACGACGGCGCGCTCCTGGTCCCCGGCTACAAGACCGGCGGCTGGAGCTACCGCATGTACTCCGAGTCGGGCCTGTTTCCGGCGGACAAGCCGGTCAAGAGGTTCACGAAGAAGGAGCTGCACGCGTTCCTGCGCCTGGAGCCGACCCGCATGAAGATCGCGGGCATCAACATGACGTACGAGGGCCTGATCCCGCGCATCCAGAAGTCGATGCTCGCCAAGGACCGCGAGGCGATGCAGCCGCACATCAGGGAGTTCGTGGACCGCGCGATCACGTTCACGACCTGCCCCGACTGCGACGGCACCCGCCTGACGGAGGCCGCCCGCTCCTCGAAGATCGACGGCGTGAGCATCGCGGACGCCTGCGCGATGCAGATCAGCGACCTCGCCCAGTGGGTCCGGACCCTCGACGACCCCTCGGTGACCCCGCTGCTGACCGCCCTCGGCCAGACCCTGGACTCGTTCGACGAGATCGGCCTCGGCTACCTCTCCCTGGACCGCCCCTCGGGCACCCTCTCCGGCGGCGAGGCCCAGCGCGTCAAGATGATCCGCCACCTCGGCTCGTCCCTCACCGACGTGACGTACGTGTTCGACGAGCCGACGACCGGCCTGCACCCCCATGACATCCGCCGGATGAACGACCTCCTGCTGCGCCTGCGCGACAAGGGCAACACGGTCCTCGTGGTCGAGCACAAGCCGGAGGTCATCGCGATCGCCGACCACGTCGTGGACCTCGGCCCCGGCGCCGGCACGGCGGGCGGCACGGTCTGCTACGAGGGCACGGTCGCCGGCCTGCGCAAGGCGGACACCCTCACCGGCCGCCACCTCGACGACCGCGCCCGGCTGAAGGACACGGTCCGCGAGCCCACCGGCGCCCTGGAGATCCGGGGCGCGAACCGGCACAACCTGCGCGACGTCGACGTCGACGTCCCCCTCGGCGTCCTGACCGTCGTCACCGGCGTCGCGGGCTCCGGCAAGAGTTCCCTGATCCACGGTTCGGTCCCGCCCGGCGCCGGCGTCGTCTCCGTCGACCAGGCCCCGATCAAGGGCTCGCGCCGCAGCAACCCGGCGACGTACACGGGCCTGCTGGAGCCGGTCCGCAAGGCGTTCGCCAAGGCCAACGGGGTCAAGCCGGCGCTGTTCAGCGCGAATTCGGAGGGCGCCTGCCCGACCTGCAACGGCGCCGGGGTCGTCTACACGGACCTCGCGATGATGGCGGGCGTGGCGACGGTCTGCGACGACTGCGAGGGCAAGCGGTTCCAGGTGGCCGTCCTCGACTACCACCTGGGCGGCAAGGACATCAGCGAGGTGCTGGCGATGCCGGTCGCCGAGGCGGCGGAGTTCTTCGCCGACGGCGAGTCCCGCGTCCCCACCGCGAGCCGCGTCCTGGGCCACCTCACGGACGTCGGCCTCGGCTACCTCACCCTCGGCCAGCCCCTCACCACCCTCTCCGGCGGCGAACGCCAGCGCCTGAAGCTCGCCACGCACATGTCGGACAAGGGCGGCGTCTACGTCCTCGACGAACCCACAGCCGGCCTCCACCTCGCCGACGTCGAACAACTCCTCGCCCTCCTGGACCGCCTCGTCGACTCCGGCAAGTCGGTCATCGTCATCGAGCACCACCAGGCGGTGATGGCCCACGCCGACTGGATCATCGACCTCGGCCCCGGCGCCGGCCACGACGGCGGCACCATCGTCTTCGAAGGCACCCCGGCCGACCTCATCAAGGCCCCGACCCTCACGGGCGAACACCTGGCGGAGTACGTGAGCGCATGA
- a CDS encoding dihydrofolate reductase family protein, producing MRTVFYSMGVSLDGYIVGPDGGFAWTGPDDGLFRFAIDQIRGVGVHLMGRRLYETMLYWETDRDPDPDEATREWIALWRPLPKVVFSRTLTAVEGNARLATGTVAEEIERLRAEPGEGAIALGGADLAAAAAEADLIDEYRPKIHPVLVGGGTPFYARNERQVNLELVETRTFVSGVVYLRQRVVR from the coding sequence ATGCGCACCGTGTTCTATTCGATGGGCGTCTCGCTCGACGGCTACATCGTCGGCCCGGACGGCGGCTTCGCGTGGACGGGCCCCGACGACGGTCTCTTCCGCTTCGCGATCGACCAGATCAGGGGCGTCGGCGTCCACCTGATGGGCCGGCGGCTGTACGAGACGATGCTGTACTGGGAGACCGACCGGGACCCGGACCCCGACGAGGCGACGCGGGAGTGGATCGCGCTGTGGCGGCCCCTGCCCAAGGTGGTGTTCTCGCGCACCCTCACGGCCGTGGAGGGCAACGCCCGCCTGGCGACCGGCACCGTCGCCGAGGAGATCGAGCGGCTGCGGGCCGAACCCGGCGAGGGTGCCATCGCGCTCGGCGGCGCGGACCTCGCCGCAGCGGCGGCCGAGGCGGACCTGATCGACGAGTACCGGCCCAAGATCCACCCCGTCCTGGTAGGCGGCGGCACCCCGTTCTACGCCCGGAACGAGCGCCAGGTGAACCTGGAACTCGTCGAGACCCGGACGTTCGTCTCGGGGGTCGTCTACCTGCGCCAGCGCGTCGTCCGCTGA
- a CDS encoding PhzF family phenazine biosynthesis protein codes for MQIRIVDAFTDRPFSGNPAGVVLLDSFPDDDRLQNIALEVNHAETAYAHPLADDAEADWALRWFTPVAEVAMCGHATLATAHVLHTTGAHEGPVRFATRSGVLTATPAEDGSITLDFPTAPLTRVEVPDGVAEALGAPVLSAFDTGPNVGDLVVELADEKAVHALRPDHKALGAYSSRGIIATARAEDPARGYDFVSRCFFPNVGIDEDPVTGSAHTALAPFWSQRLDAADLTGLQASPRSGRVRTGLRGARTLLTGRAVTVIEGRLLA; via the coding sequence ATGCAGATCAGAATCGTGGACGCCTTCACCGACCGCCCCTTCTCCGGCAACCCCGCCGGCGTGGTCCTCCTCGACTCCTTCCCCGACGACGACCGCCTCCAGAACATCGCCCTGGAGGTCAACCACGCGGAGACCGCGTACGCGCACCCCCTCGCGGACGACGCCGAGGCCGACTGGGCGCTGCGCTGGTTCACCCCGGTCGCCGAGGTCGCGATGTGCGGGCACGCGACGCTCGCGACCGCCCATGTCCTGCACACCACGGGCGCCCACGAGGGTCCCGTCCGCTTCGCGACCCGCAGCGGGGTCCTCACCGCGACGCCGGCCGAGGACGGCTCGATCACCCTGGACTTCCCGACGGCCCCGCTGACCCGGGTGGAGGTGCCGGACGGAGTCGCCGAGGCGCTGGGGGCACCGGTGCTGAGCGCGTTCGACACCGGGCCGAACGTCGGTGACCTGGTGGTGGAGCTGGCCGACGAGAAGGCCGTCCACGCGCTGCGCCCCGACCACAAGGCGCTGGGCGCCTACTCCTCGCGGGGCATCATCGCCACCGCCCGCGCCGAGGACCCCGCCCGCGGCTACGACTTCGTCTCCCGCTGCTTCTTCCCCAACGTCGGCATCGACGAGGATCCGGTCACCGGCAGCGCCCACACGGCGCTGGCCCCCTTCTGGTCGCAGCGTCTCGACGCCGCCGACCTCACCGGCCTCCAGGCGTCCCCCCGCTCCGGCCGCGTCCGCACGGGCCTGCGCGGCGCCCGCACCCTCCTCACGGGCCGTGCGGTGACGGTCATCGAGGGACGGCTGCTGGCCTGA
- a CDS encoding glutamate--cysteine ligase, whose amino-acid sequence MGEKVVAGAFDLSDRQHYRDKLRQCLAGLERLLAEQRFDRPKNLMGLEIELNLAGADGAPRMLNGQVLERIASRDFQTELAMFNLEVNIAPHRLGGRVFDRLAEELRTSLAYAHRKAVEVDAGIVMIGILPTLGPDDLVSANLSEVDRYTLLNDQIVAARGEDFTLDIHGVEHLSCTAKSITPEAACTSVQLHLQVTPGRFADVWNAAQAVAAAQVAVGANSPFLFGRELWRESRPPLFLQSTDTRPPELQAQGVRPRTWFGERWISSAYELFEENLRFFPALLPIRDDEDPLGVIAAGGTPKLAELVLHNGTVYRWNRPVYGVADGVPHLRVENRVLPAGPTITDVLANAAFYYGVVRALAEESRPIWTRLPFSAAAANFDVACRDGIDARFVWPRRGRLGGVAEVDAVALVRDELLPLAAAGLDAWGVEAVDRDFYLGVIEERCRLRANGATWQVATFHRGVEAGLSREEALAATTRRYGELMRVGEPVHLWPVGVGEVVAMG is encoded by the coding sequence ATGGGGGAGAAGGTCGTGGCAGGCGCGTTCGACCTGTCCGATCGGCAGCACTACCGCGACAAGCTCCGCCAGTGCCTCGCGGGGCTGGAGCGGCTGCTGGCCGAGCAGCGCTTCGACCGCCCCAAGAACCTCATGGGGCTGGAGATCGAGCTGAATCTCGCGGGCGCCGACGGCGCGCCGAGAATGTTGAACGGGCAGGTTCTCGAACGTATCGCCAGCCGTGATTTCCAAACAGAACTCGCCATGTTCAATCTGGAAGTGAACATCGCGCCACACCGGTTGGGCGGGCGGGTATTCGACCGGCTCGCCGAAGAACTCCGCACGTCGCTGGCATATGCCCATCGAAAGGCCGTCGAAGTCGACGCCGGAATCGTGATGATCGGGATTCTGCCGACGCTCGGGCCCGACGACCTCGTCTCCGCGAACCTCTCCGAGGTCGACCGGTACACCCTTCTCAACGATCAGATCGTCGCCGCCCGGGGGGAGGACTTCACGCTCGACATCCACGGGGTCGAGCATCTGTCCTGCACCGCGAAGTCCATCACGCCGGAAGCCGCCTGCACCTCCGTGCAGCTGCATCTCCAGGTCACGCCCGGACGGTTCGCCGACGTCTGGAACGCCGCTCAGGCCGTCGCCGCCGCGCAGGTCGCCGTCGGGGCCAACTCGCCGTTCCTCTTCGGGCGGGAGCTGTGGCGGGAGTCCCGGCCGCCGCTCTTCCTCCAGTCCACGGACACGCGGCCGCCGGAGCTTCAGGCGCAGGGGGTGCGGCCCCGGACCTGGTTCGGGGAACGCTGGATCAGTTCCGCGTACGAGCTGTTCGAGGAGAATCTGCGGTTCTTTCCGGCGTTGCTGCCGATTCGTGACGACGAGGATCCGCTCGGGGTGATCGCCGCCGGGGGGACGCCGAAGTTGGCGGAGCTCGTGCTGCACAACGGGACCGTCTACCGGTGGAACCGGCCCGTGTACGGGGTCGCCGACGGGGTGCCGCATCTTCGGGTCGAGAACCGGGTGCTGCCCGCCGGGCCCACCATCACCGATGTGCTCGCCAATGCCGCGTTCTACTACGGGGTCGTGCGGGCGCTCGCCGAGGAGTCGCGGCCGATCTGGACTCGGCTGCCGTTCTCCGCCGCCGCGGCCAACTTCGACGTTGCCTGTCGGGACGGGATCGACGCGCGGTTCGTGTGGCCTCGGCGGGGGCGGCTGGGGGGAGTGGCCGAGGTGGACGCGGTGGCGCTCGTGCGGGATGAGTTGTTGCCGTTGGCTGCGGCGGGGTTGGACGCGTGGGGGGTTGAGGCCGTCGATCGGGACTTCTATCTCGGGGTGATCGAGGAGCGGTGCCGGTTGCGGGCCAATGGGGCTACCTGGCAGGTGGCGACGTTTCACCGGGGGGTGGAGGCGGGGTTGTCCCGGGAGGAGGCGTTGGCCGCGACCACTCGGAGGTATGGGGAGTTGATGCGGGTGGGGGAGCCGGTGCATTTGTGGCCTGTGGGGGTGGGGGAGGTGGTGGCTATGGGGTGA
- a CDS encoding carbohydrate ABC transporter permease, whose translation MKKNLRNLPVHVVLVVVGALMAVPLLYAVLSGFKTTDELSRNPVGLPEKWVTSNYTDILGSSSFWQMVGSSTFIAIVTAVAVVGVSALAAFSFARFAFRGREALFTLFTMGLMFPFAVVALPLFLLLRSLDLLDNPLGVILPQAAFGIPVTIVILRGFFREIPAELEEAATLDGCGPLGFFWRVLLPMARPALGTVSVLAVVGSWNNFLLPLLVFTDPSWWTIPIGVQQFQGQYSAEYARVFAYLVLAMVPALVFYSVAERQLVGGLAAGATKG comes from the coding sequence ATGAAGAAGAACCTGCGCAATCTGCCGGTGCACGTCGTACTCGTCGTGGTCGGCGCCCTGATGGCCGTGCCGCTGCTGTACGCGGTGCTGTCCGGGTTCAAGACCACCGACGAACTCTCCCGCAACCCCGTCGGGCTGCCCGAGAAGTGGGTGACCTCCAACTACACCGACATCCTGGGCTCCAGCTCCTTCTGGCAGATGGTCGGCTCCAGCACCTTCATCGCGATCGTGACGGCCGTGGCGGTGGTCGGGGTGTCGGCGCTCGCCGCGTTCTCCTTCGCCCGGTTCGCCTTCCGGGGGCGCGAGGCGCTGTTCACGCTGTTCACGATGGGGCTGATGTTCCCCTTCGCGGTCGTCGCGCTGCCGCTGTTCCTGCTGCTGCGCTCGCTCGACCTGCTGGACAACCCGCTCGGGGTGATCCTGCCGCAGGCCGCGTTCGGGATCCCGGTGACCATCGTCATCCTGCGCGGCTTCTTCCGGGAGATCCCGGCGGAGCTGGAGGAGGCGGCCACCCTGGACGGCTGCGGGCCGCTCGGGTTCTTCTGGCGGGTGCTGCTGCCGATGGCGCGGCCTGCCCTCGGAACCGTCTCCGTCCTTGCCGTGGTGGGGAGTTGGAACAACTTCCTGCTGCCGCTGCTCGTCTTCACCGACCCCAGCTGGTGGACGATCCCCATCGGCGTCCAGCAGTTCCAGGGCCAGTACTCCGCCGAGTACGCCCGCGTCTTCGCGTACCTGGTCCTCGCCATGGTGCCCGCCCTGGTCTTCTACTCCGTCGCCGAGCGGCAGCTCGTCGGCGGGCTCGCCGCCGGTGCCACCAAAGGCTGA
- a CDS encoding DUF5999 family protein, translating to MCQHQPPCPSADSTSRDCARLVAHHPEQGWSLLCNGVLLFEDTGELLPDGSVIAPHRPLGPNRVVAAA from the coding sequence ATGTGCCAGCACCAGCCACCGTGCCCGTCAGCCGACTCCACCTCCCGAGACTGCGCCCGCCTCGTGGCGCACCACCCGGAACAGGGCTGGAGCCTGCTGTGCAACGGGGTCCTCCTCTTCGAGGACACCGGTGAGCTGCTGCCGGACGGCAGCGTCATCGCCCCGCACCGCCCGCTGGGCCCCAACCGGGTGGTGGCAGCGGCCTGA
- a CDS encoding LacI family DNA-binding transcriptional regulator encodes MAPQDTGTEGHTEPHGKVTITEIARQAGVSVPTVSRVVNGRSDVSPATRARVEELLRLHGYRKRPPAVTTRSAALLDLVFNDLGSPWAVEIIRGVEEVAHQAGVGTVVSAIHGRSGDAREWMRNLRARASDGVILVTSALDPTLHEQLRILGVPLVVVDPTGTYADGVPVIGAANWSGGLAATEHLLALGHRRIGLIAGPPRLLCSRARYDGYRAALEAAGVPVDESLVVPGDFQSESGFTGCNALLDLPDPPTAVFAASDRMALGAVEALRRRGLRVPEEVSVVGFDDLPEVRWSAPPLTTVRQPLADMGKLAVRTVLRLAHDEHPDAPRVELGTELVVRSSTAPPARS; translated from the coding sequence ATGGCACCACAGGACACCGGCACGGAAGGACACACCGAGCCGCACGGCAAGGTGACGATCACCGAGATCGCCCGCCAGGCAGGCGTCTCCGTGCCCACCGTCTCCCGCGTGGTCAACGGCCGCTCGGACGTCTCCCCGGCCACCCGCGCCCGCGTGGAGGAACTGCTGCGCCTGCACGGCTACCGCAAACGCCCCCCGGCCGTCACGACCCGCAGCGCCGCCCTCCTGGACCTCGTCTTCAACGACCTCGGCAGCCCCTGGGCGGTGGAGATCATCCGCGGCGTGGAGGAGGTCGCCCACCAGGCCGGCGTCGGCACGGTCGTCTCCGCGATCCACGGCCGCTCGGGCGACGCCCGCGAGTGGATGCGCAACCTCCGCGCCCGCGCCTCGGACGGCGTCATCCTGGTCACCTCGGCCCTGGACCCCACGCTGCACGAGCAGTTGAGGATCCTCGGCGTCCCCCTGGTCGTCGTCGACCCGACGGGCACGTACGCGGACGGCGTCCCCGTCATCGGCGCCGCCAACTGGTCCGGCGGCCTCGCCGCGACGGAGCATCTGCTGGCCCTGGGCCACCGCAGGATCGGCCTGATCGCGGGCCCGCCGAGACTCCTGTGCTCCCGCGCCCGCTACGACGGCTACCGCGCCGCCCTGGAGGCCGCGGGCGTCCCCGTGGACGAGTCCCTGGTCGTCCCGGGCGACTTCCAGTCGGAGTCGGGCTTCACGGGCTGCAACGCCCTCCTGGACCTGCCCGATCCGCCGACGGCCGTGTTCGCCGCGAGCGACCGCATGGCGCTCGGCGCGGTCGAGGCGCTGCGCCGCCGGGGCCTGCGTGTCCCGGAGGAGGTGAGTGTGGTCGGCTTCGACGACCTTCCCGAAGTCCGCTGGTCCGCCCCACCGTTGACGACCGTCCGCCAACCCCTGGCCGACATGGGCAAGTTGGCCGTCCGCACGGTCCTGCGCCTGGCGCACGACGAGCATCCCGACGCGCCGCGCGTCGAGTTGGGCACGGAACTGGTGGTGCGGTCCAGCACCGCACCACCAGCCCGCTCCTGA